From the Hymenobacter yonginensis genome, one window contains:
- a CDS encoding CsbD family protein, whose translation MSYHEEDNSGKILLAALAGAGAGIIAGLLMAPDKGKATREKIGSAATKYSGQFGEQLSKYGEELDAKFKGYVEKLEDLTGSTGSSLKLKGDWNTAKGKLKQQYAQLTDEDLDYADGKGDELVGRLQNKLGKAKNEVVKMLNDL comes from the coding sequence ATGTCGTATCACGAAGAAGACAACTCCGGCAAAATTCTCCTCGCTGCTCTGGCCGGTGCCGGTGCTGGCATTATTGCAGGCCTGCTGATGGCCCCCGATAAAGGCAAAGCTACCCGCGAAAAAATCGGCAGCGCTGCCACCAAGTACAGCGGCCAGTTCGGCGAGCAGCTGTCGAAGTACGGCGAAGAGCTGGACGCCAAGTTCAAAGGCTACGTTGAGAAGCTGGAAGACCTGACCGGCTCGACCGGCTCGAGCCTGAAGCTGAAAGGCGACTGGAACACCGCCAAAGGCAAGCTGAAGCAGCAGTACGCGCAGCTGACCGACGAAGACCTCGACTATGCCGATGGCAAAGGTGATGAGCTGGTGGGCCGTCTGCAGAACAAGCTCGGCAAAGCCAAAAATGAAGTAGTGAAAATGCTGAACGACCTGTAG
- a CDS encoding YtxH domain-containing protein, with product MQDTKGKVIFSLLAGATAGIVTGLLLAPETGDETRSGLKKSASKLGEDLSKLFKDGLSHFGAAGTPAARNPQHQADRSAADQLLNSLSSATKAPATPDPVEDNDSDYDGIGSDTRHSAGYGRPK from the coding sequence ATGCAAGACACGAAAGGCAAAGTAATCTTCTCGCTGCTGGCTGGCGCCACGGCTGGCATCGTGACGGGCCTGCTGCTGGCACCCGAAACCGGCGACGAAACCCGCAGCGGCCTCAAAAAGTCCGCCTCTAAGCTTGGCGAGGATCTGAGCAAGCTGTTCAAAGATGGCCTGAGCCACTTCGGCGCCGCCGGCACGCCCGCTGCCCGCAACCCGCAGCACCAGGCCGACCGCTCCGCCGCCGACCAGCTGCTGAACTCGCTCAGCAGCGCCACCAAGGCCCCCGCCACTCCCGACCCGGTAGAGGACAACGACTCCGATTACGACGGCATCGGCAGCGACACGCGCCATTCGGCGGGCTACGGCCGCCCGAAATAA
- the lysS gene encoding lysine--tRNA ligase gives MQHLSEQEIIRRQKLEELQKLGIEPYPSELFDVNFYAQEIHDNYHPELNNFQDVSLAGRLMSIRVKGKASFAELQDASGRIQLYINRDEICPGEDKELYNTVFKKLLDLGDFVGVKGHVFKTMVGETSIHVTGLTVLSKSLRPLPVVKERTDEATGEKVTYDAFTDPEQRYRQRYVDLVVNPHVREAFIKRTQLVQAMRNYLNDKGYLEVETPILQPLYGGAAARPFKTHHNTLDMTLYLRIANELYLKRLIVGGFDGVYEFSKDFRNEGMSRFHNPEFTQMELYVAYKDYYWMMDLVEEMVEQVALALHGKTEVQVGENLINFQRPWKRFTMAESIEHFTGFNIDGKSEDELRAAAKELKVGLDPSMGKAKIIDEIFGEHVEPKLIQPTFITDYPVEMSPLAKKHRSKPGLVERFEAICNGKEICNAFSELNDPIDQRARFEEQLELGKRGDTEAMVLDEDFLRALEYGMPPTAGLGIGIDRLSMIMTNSNSIQDVLFFPQMKPENTKSENAPHA, from the coding sequence ATGCAGCACCTCAGCGAACAGGAAATCATACGCCGCCAGAAGCTCGAAGAACTTCAGAAGCTGGGCATTGAGCCGTATCCGTCCGAGCTGTTTGACGTGAATTTCTACGCACAGGAAATCCACGACAACTACCACCCTGAGCTCAACAACTTCCAGGATGTAAGCTTGGCAGGCCGGCTGATGTCGATTCGGGTGAAGGGCAAGGCCTCCTTCGCGGAGCTACAGGACGCTTCAGGCCGCATCCAGCTCTACATCAACCGCGACGAGATTTGCCCCGGCGAAGACAAGGAGCTCTACAACACCGTGTTCAAGAAGCTGCTGGATCTGGGCGACTTCGTGGGCGTAAAGGGCCATGTGTTCAAGACGATGGTGGGCGAAACCTCCATCCACGTGACGGGCCTGACGGTGCTCAGCAAGAGCCTGCGCCCGCTGCCCGTGGTGAAGGAGCGCACCGACGAGGCCACTGGCGAGAAAGTAACCTACGATGCCTTCACCGACCCCGAGCAGCGCTACCGCCAGCGGTACGTGGATTTGGTGGTGAACCCGCACGTGCGCGAAGCCTTCATCAAGCGTACCCAGCTGGTGCAGGCCATGCGCAACTACCTCAACGACAAAGGCTACCTAGAGGTGGAAACCCCCATCCTGCAGCCGCTGTACGGCGGTGCGGCCGCCCGCCCGTTCAAAACGCACCACAACACGCTGGACATGACGCTGTATCTGCGCATTGCCAACGAGCTGTACCTGAAGCGCCTCATCGTGGGCGGCTTCGATGGGGTGTATGAGTTCAGCAAGGACTTCCGCAACGAGGGCATGTCGCGCTTCCACAACCCCGAGTTCACCCAGATGGAGCTGTACGTAGCGTACAAGGACTACTACTGGATGATGGACCTGGTGGAGGAAATGGTGGAGCAGGTGGCGCTGGCGCTGCACGGCAAAACCGAAGTGCAGGTGGGCGAAAACCTCATCAACTTCCAGCGTCCCTGGAAACGCTTCACCATGGCCGAGTCCATTGAGCACTTCACGGGCTTCAACATTGATGGCAAGAGCGAGGACGAGCTGCGCGCAGCCGCCAAGGAGCTGAAAGTAGGCCTCGACCCGAGCATGGGCAAAGCCAAAATCATCGACGAAATCTTCGGCGAGCATGTGGAGCCCAAGCTGATCCAGCCCACGTTCATCACCGACTATCCGGTGGAGATGTCGCCGCTGGCCAAGAAGCACCGCAGTAAGCCGGGGCTGGTGGAGCGGTTTGAGGCCATCTGCAACGGCAAAGAAATCTGCAATGCCTTCTCCGAGCTCAACGACCCCATCGACCAGCGCGCCCGCTTCGAGGAGCAGCTGGAACTGGGCAAGCGCGGCGACACCGAGGCCATGGTGCTCGACGAGGACTTCCTGCGCGCCCTGGAGTACGGCATGCCGCCTACGGCCGGCTTGGGCATTGGTATCGACCGCCTGAGCATGATCATGACCAACTCCAACTCCATCCAGGACGTGCTGTTCTTCCCGCAGATGAAGCCGGAAAACACGAAGTCGGAAAACGCCCCGCACGCGTAG